The Paenibacillus sp. FSL R7-0204 genome includes a region encoding these proteins:
- a CDS encoding carboxypeptidase M32 — translation MEQQVREQWDKFSELLSKIKGYYEAIGLLGWDLRTGAPRKGVEIRSATLGMLSAEAFRLQVSEEIGAFTAYFSRPEVAEQLDSNQNKIVKDTRKEYQRSKSIPSKTFEEYSVLTAHAQTIWEEAKDDNDFASFEPYLTKIVAFKQEFIDYWGVQGSRYDTLLDMYEPDLTVEKVDAIFTRLRSRLVPLAEAINASPNKPDTEFLSQIFPKEQQEKFGLFLLEQMGYDFEAGRLDESVHPFATGLNPGDVRITTNYLLDNVTSSIFSSLHEGGHALYEQNFGEELIGTPLAQGASMGIHESQSRLWENMIGRSRAFWQRYYGDLQQHFPEQLADVEMEDFYRAINSVGNSFIRIEADELTYNLHIIVRYEIEKLIFNEGLEVKDLPKTWNAKYQEYLGITPPTDALGVLQDVHWSGGDFGYFASYSLGNMYAAQMLNTLRKELPEFEELIAAGNLLPIKEWLTDKVYRYGQSLTPSQIIEQVTGEPLNPDYLADYLEAKYTELYKL, via the coding sequence ATGGAACAGCAGGTCCGGGAACAATGGGATAAATTCAGCGAGCTATTATCTAAAATCAAAGGCTATTATGAAGCAATTGGACTTCTGGGCTGGGATCTGCGTACAGGCGCGCCCCGCAAAGGTGTAGAGATCCGTTCCGCCACGCTGGGTATGCTGAGTGCAGAAGCATTCAGACTCCAGGTATCGGAGGAGATCGGAGCGTTCACAGCGTATTTCAGCCGCCCGGAAGTAGCGGAGCAGCTGGACAGCAATCAGAATAAGATTGTGAAGGATACCCGCAAGGAGTACCAGCGCAGCAAAAGCATTCCCTCCAAGACCTTCGAGGAATATTCGGTGCTCACCGCCCATGCGCAGACGATCTGGGAAGAGGCTAAGGATGATAATGATTTCGCCTCCTTCGAGCCTTATCTGACCAAGATTGTGGCCTTCAAACAAGAGTTCATTGATTATTGGGGTGTGCAAGGCTCGCGTTATGACACTTTGCTGGATATGTACGAGCCGGATTTGACCGTTGAGAAGGTGGATGCGATCTTCACCCGTCTGCGCAGCCGTCTTGTGCCGCTGGCCGAAGCGATCAATGCTTCGCCGAACAAGCCGGACACCGAATTCCTGAGCCAGATCTTCCCTAAGGAGCAGCAGGAGAAATTCGGCCTCTTCTTACTCGAACAGATGGGCTATGATTTCGAGGCAGGACGTCTGGATGAAAGTGTACATCCGTTCGCTACAGGGCTGAACCCCGGCGATGTCCGCATAACCACGAACTATCTGCTGGACAATGTGACCAGCTCCATCTTCAGCTCGCTGCATGAGGGCGGACATGCCCTGTACGAGCAGAATTTCGGTGAAGAGCTGATCGGTACACCCCTGGCACAGGGCGCATCCATGGGAATTCATGAATCCCAGTCCAGACTGTGGGAGAATATGATCGGCCGCAGCCGGGCCTTCTGGCAGCGTTACTACGGCGATCTGCAGCAGCATTTCCCGGAGCAGCTTGCGGACGTGGAGATGGAAGACTTTTACCGGGCAATCAACAGCGTAGGCAATTCCTTCATTCGGATCGAAGCTGATGAACTGACGTATAACCTGCATATTATTGTGCGTTATGAGATTGAGAAGCTGATTTTCAACGAAGGACTTGAAGTCAAGGACCTGCCTAAGACCTGGAACGCGAAGTATCAGGAATACTTAGGGATTACACCGCCTACGGATGCGCTTGGCGTGCTGCAGGATGTTCATTGGTCCGGCGGCGACTTCGGCTATTTCGCTTCCTATTCCTTGGGTAACATGTATGCGGCCCAGATGCTGAACACTCTCCGCAAGGAGCTGCCGGAGTTCGAAGAGCTGATTGCTGCCGGTAACCTGCTGCCGATCAAAGAATGGCTTACAGACAAGGTATACCGCTACGGCCAGAGCCTGACCCCTTCCCAGATTATCGAGCAAGTCACAGGCGAACCGCTGAATCCCGATTATCTGGCAGATTATCTGGAAGCAAAGTATACGGAGCTCTACAAGCTATAA
- the trhA gene encoding PAQR family membrane homeostasis protein TrhA: protein MANTHTYSRKEEVANAVTHGIGALLSIAALVLLVVYAVQNGTAWHVVSFSIYGATMLILYFNSTMVHSLRDGKAKDFFEFLDHSSIYLFIAGTYTPFMLVAIRGPLGWTLFGIAWGVAVFGVFFKAFFVKKFLFMSTVFYIAMGWMIVIAWSPLSQAVASGGMTLLMIGGLLYTLGTVFYVWRGFPYHHAIWHLFVLAGTVLHFFVVLLYILPIH from the coding sequence ATGGCAAATACTCACACTTACAGCCGCAAGGAAGAAGTAGCAAATGCGGTTACACACGGGATCGGCGCTCTATTAAGTATTGCTGCGCTGGTTCTGCTGGTCGTATATGCTGTTCAGAACGGCACAGCCTGGCATGTAGTCAGTTTCTCCATTTACGGCGCTACTATGCTGATCCTGTATTTTAATTCAACGATGGTGCATAGTCTCAGAGACGGCAAGGCGAAGGACTTCTTTGAATTCCTTGACCACTCTTCGATTTACTTATTCATTGCCGGAACGTACACCCCGTTTATGCTGGTGGCGATCCGCGGACCGCTGGGCTGGACGTTATTCGGCATCGCTTGGGGAGTGGCGGTATTCGGTGTTTTCTTCAAGGCTTTTTTCGTCAAAAAATTCCTGTTCATGTCCACCGTATTCTACATTGCGATGGGCTGGATGATCGTAATCGCCTGGAGCCCTCTGTCACAGGCCGTCGCCAGCGGCGGGATGACTCTGCTGATGATTGGCGGACTGCTGTACACTCTGGGCACCGTGTTTTATGTATGGCGCGGCTTCCCGTACCATCATGCGATCTGGCATTTATTCGTGCTTGCGGGAACCGTTCTACACTTCTTCGTTGTATTGTTATACATCCTCCCTATTCATTAA
- a CDS encoding putative DNA-binding protein encodes MSQENRLEKTNRINLLFAFYERLLTDKQQTFLKYYFHDDFSLGEIAAEFEISRQAVYEHIKRAEQVLENYEEKLGLLSKHEDRNKYLEELRRLQGTAILPEQYKQRFMELMDRLQKLE; translated from the coding sequence ATGAGTCAGGAGAATAGGCTCGAGAAAACCAACCGGATCAACCTGTTATTTGCTTTCTATGAACGGCTGCTTACTGACAAGCAACAGACGTTTCTCAAATATTATTTCCATGATGATTTCTCCCTGGGAGAGATCGCAGCGGAATTTGAAATTAGCCGCCAGGCTGTGTACGAGCATATCAAGCGGGCGGAGCAAGTGCTTGAGAATTATGAAGAGAAGCTTGGACTCCTGTCCAAGCATGAAGACCGCAACAAATACTTAGAAGAACTGCGCAGACTGCAAGGTACTGCAATACTGCCTGAGCAATATAAACAGCGGTTCATGGAACTCATGGACCGGCTGCAGAAGTTAGAGTAG